From the genome of Terriglobales bacterium:
GACCGGCGTATTCGACGGGGTTTGCGGCGCCGAATCTGGCTGGGTGCCCGTGTCCGCGGTCGCTCCCGGCCTCCTACTGGAGCAGATCGAAGTCCAGCGCAAGGAAAAGTCGCAGAGACCCAAACCGATTCTGTCCGACCCGACGGCGAAGGCCTTCCAGGAGAATCTATGAAACGACTCATCGCTCTGTTGCTCGTCATTCTCTGGTCCGGCTCCCTCGCTTTCGGCCAAGCCGCAGGCGAGAAGGAGGATGTGGTGATGAAGGCGATGCGCGACGAACTCTCGCGCTCCATCTCCAAGCTGCATCTTGCCGACCTCGATAAGCCCTATTTCATTTCCTATCGTATCGACGACACGGTCTCAACCAAGATCTCGGCCGCGCTCGGCCAGTTGACCGACGAAGACACCCGCCGCGGTCGCAAACTGAACGTCGAGGTCCGCGTCGGCGACTATGCTCTCGATAACACCGACTTCATGAACATCGGCTCCGGCAACTTCGGCGGCGGCAACTGCGGCTGCCACACCACGCTGCCGCTCGACGACGATTACGACCAGATTCGCCGGGAGATCTGGCTGGAGACCGACGCCGCGTACAAGCAGTCGGCCGCCGATCTCGCTGCCAAGCGGACCGTGCTGTCGCATCGTCAGAACGCCCAGCAATTGTCAGACTTCACACCTCAGAAGGCCGCGACCGTGCTCGAGAAGCCCGCGGACTCGAGGCTTGAGATCCCCGCACTCAAGGAGCTGGCCCGCGATCTCTCGGGCACATTCCACGACTCTCCGGAGATCACCACTTCCGGCGTCGATATCTACGCGGTCAACGAGTTCGTGCGCCTGGTCAACACCGAAGGCGCAGCGATCTCCCGCGCCGAGCCGATCACCGTGCTTGACGTCCGCGCCTACACTCAGGCTGCCGACGGTCAGCCGCTCGCCGACTCCTTCCGCGTTTACTTGCGTAACACCAGCGAGCTGCGCCATGACGAGCTGCTCGCCCGCACGCACGAGCTGATCACCCGACTGAAGGCGCTGCGTACCGCGAAGACGCTCGAGGCGTACAACGGCCCGGTGCTCTTTGAAGGCGAGGCTGCGGCCGACGTCATCGGGCAGGTCTTCGCCCCGGCCATCGTCGCCTCCCGCTTTCCGGTCAGCGACCAGCCGCAGTTCGAGGCGCAGTTCCAGCAGGTCATCGGCCAGTTCGGCGGCTCGCTAGCCGACCGCGTCGGCGCCCGCGTCATGCCTGATGGCGTCGATCTCACCGATGATCCCACGACGTCGCGCTTCAGCGGCGCTGAGCTGCTCGGCTCCTATCCCGTGGATGACGAGGCGGTCCCCAGCCAGAAGGTGAAGATCGTCGAGAACGGACGCCTGGTTGGTCTGCTGGCTACGCGCACGCCGACTGCTCAGACCAAGACCAGCACCGGCAGTGCGCGCGGCAACGGGGCCGCCCCCGGCAACCTGTTCCTCACCGCCCGCGATACGGCAACCAACGAGCACCTGCGCAAGGAGCTCCTGCGCGTCGCGCAGCAGCGTGGATACGATTACGGCATCGTTGTCCGCCACGTAGCCGCCGGCGGTCTAAGTGCTCTCATGCGCATGGCCTACAGCGCCGGACGCGCTGAGATCACCGGTGGCAGTGCCGTGTACAAGGTCTTCGCCGACGGCCACGAAGAGATGGTGCGCGGCGACATTGCGCCCGTCGCCCTGACCGCCTTCAAGGAGATTCTCGCGATCGGCGATACCCCGGGCGTGTACCACGACGCGTTCATGCCGTTTGCCGCGACGCTGCTGGCCCGCGGCCAGGCCGGACAGCTGATCGTAGTCTCGTACGTTGTGCCGTCGTTGCTATTTGAGGAAGTATCGCTGAAGCAGCCGATGCTGGTTGCGCCAAAACCTCCGCTGCTGCCCTCGCCGCTGCTGGCGACGACCAACGCCTCCGGGGAGTGGAAGCAAGCCACGCTCCAGCACTGAGGACCTTTCGAAGAAAGTTGCCGGGACAGCCGCCTTTGGCTGTCCCTTCTTCATTGTGCCGCGATGCCCGGCACCCTGCGCCATTTCGTTGTTCAACCGTCGAGAACAGCCCCTTATCACAATCACAAGTAACGCATTGGCTACGAATTGCCGTCCGCAGGAAGCCGCAAGGGAGCTTCCTCGGCCCTACCCCTTTTCGCTTTAGTCCGCCCCTGCCTTTCTCAGTGAGTACGAGCTCAGCACCCTCATGTAGTTGGCGCGTTCATAGGACGCGGGATCCGGAACCGACCGGCGGGACATGCTTCCCTGCATCTGGCGGATGGATTCGTATTCGTGTTCCTCCATCCAGCGACGTACTTGACCGAGCACCTGGCGGATGTGACCGATCCCGTTCTCCAGCAGGGCTGACGTCATCATCGCCACCCGGGCGCCCACCATCATGCTTTTCACCACGTCTTCGCCACTGTGAACGCCGCCGCTGATGGCCATGTCCGCCTTGATCTGATCGTACAGAATGGCCACCCAGGTCAAGCGCAGAAGGAGTTCATAGGGACTGCTCAAGTTCAGTCGAGGCACGACCTCCAGGGCTTCCAGGTCCAGATCGGGCTGGTAGAAACGGTTGAACAGGACCAGGCCGTCCGCCCCGGCTGCTTCCATCTTCCGCAAGACGTGCGGGATGGAGCTGAAGAAGTGGCTCACCTTGACCGCAACCGGGATGCGCACTGCGGCTTTCACCTGCCGCACCAGGTCGCAGTACATCTGTTCCACTTCCGATCCGGCGACCTCCGGGTCCGCGGCGACGAAATACGTGTTCAACTCGATGGCGTCGGCGCCCGCCTGCTGCATCATGGTGGCGTACCGGGTCCAGCCTCCCATCGAGCTGCCGTTCAGGCTGGCGATGACGGGGATCTGCACCGCCTTCTTGACCCGCGCCAGATGCTCCAAGTAAGCCTCCGGTCCGAGGTTGTAGTCTTTCAGGTCGGGCAGATAGCGAGTGGCTTCGGCGAAGCTCTCGCTGCCCTGTTCCAGGAACCGGTTCAGCTCCTCGCTCTCGACCTCGATCTGTTCCTCGAAGAGCGAGTGCATCACGATGGCCGATGCGCCGGCATCCTCCATCTCGCGCACCAAGTCGAGTTCCTTCTGCAACGGCGAAGCCGACACCACGATGGGGTTCTTGAGCTCGAAGCCGAGATAGCGGGTCGACAGGTCGATCATTGCTGGTCTCCTTTCGACGCCAGTGCGGTGGCCAAGTCTGCGCCGGCGGGAAGCGAGGCGAGCTTCTCGTACAAGTCCCAGCGGTTGCGCACATCCGATTCCGCCTCGTGCAACAGCTTCTTGGCCTGGTCCTCATCCGCATGGTTCAGGATGTTGAAGCGGGTCTCATTCAGCATGTACTTCTGCAAAGGCAGGCTGGGCCGGCGAGAATCCAGTTGCAGCGGGTTCTTGCCCTCGAGCGCCAGCGCGGGGTTGTAGCGGAACAGCGGCCAATAACCCGTCTGCACCGCCAGTTTCTGCTGCTCCATGCCGTACATCAGGTCGTACCCATGGGCCACGCAGTGACTGAAGGCCAGGATCAGGGAGGGCCCGGCATACGCTTCCGCTTCTTCGAACGCCTTGATGGCCTGCGTGTCGCTGCCCCCCATGGCGACGCGGGCCACGTACACGTTCCCGTAGTTGACGGCCATCAGCGCCAGGTCTTTCTTGGCGGTCTCCTTGCCGGCGAAGGCGAAGCGCGCCACCGCGCCACGCGGCGTTGCCTTGGAACGCTGCCCGCCGGTGTTGGAGTAGACCTCGGTGTCGAGCACCAGGACGTTGACGTTCTGGCCCGAAGCCAGCACGTGGTCGAGGCCGCCGTAGCCGATGTCGTACGCCCAGCCGTCGCCGCCGATGATCCACAGGCTCTTTCTGACCAGCGCGTCCGCGATCGCCAGCAGATCGCGCCCCTCGGCCGTATCCGCGCCCTTCAGCCTGTCTTTGAGGCGGCTCACATTCTCGCGCTGTTGCTCGATGCCGTGGTGGCTGGACTGGTCTGCGTTGAGCAGGGTTGCGACCAGTTCGCCGCCGACACGACCCTCAAGCCGCCGCAACAGGTCACGCGCGTATTCCTCCTGCTTGTCCATGGCCAGCCGCAGGCCGAGACCGAATTCAGCATTGTCCTCGAACAGGGAGTTCGACCAGGCCGGCCCGCGGCCGCGGGCGTCGGCGGTGTACGGTGTTGTCGGAAGGTTCCCGCCGTAGATCGAAGAGCAGCCTGTGGCATTCGCGATCACCGCATGGTCGCCGAACAGCTGCGTCATCAGCTTGATGTAAGGCGTTTCGCCGCACCCGCCGCAAGCGCCCGAGAATTCGAACAGCGGCTGCAGCAACTGAACATCCTTGACCTGGCTGGTCTTCAGATGCTCGCGGTCGGCCTCCGGCAAGGAGAGGAAGAAATCCCAGTTCTCTCGCTCCGGAGCGCGCAGGGGCGCCTGCAGCTCCATGTTGATGGCCTTGTGCTTGACCTCGGTCTTGTCCTTGGCCGGGCACACCTGCACGCACAACTTGCAGCCCGTACAGTCCTCCGGCGCCACCTGCAGTGTGTAACGCTGCGTCTCGAATTCCTTCCATTTCGGCTTGGCCGATTTGAAGGTGGACGGCGCGTGTGCAAGATGCGATGGATCGTAGATCTTGGCGCGGATCACCGAATGCGGGCACACCAGCACGCACTTGCCGCACTGGATGCACAACTGCTCGTCCCAGACCGGGATCTCCAGTGCGATGTTGCGCTTCTCCCAGCGTGCCGTGCCGACGGGGAAGGTGCCGTCCACCGGGAACGCGCTCACCGGCAGCAGGTCTCCCTCTCCGGCGATGATGCGGCCGGTGACCTTCTGGACAAAGTCCGGGGCGGTCGCGGGCACGGGCGGCTCCAGGCGCAAACAACTGGTGGCTTGGGACGGGGGCTTGACCTCGTGCAGTTGCGCCAGGGTCGCGTCCACCGCCTCGAAGTTCTTCCTCACCACGGATTCGCCGCGCTTGCGGTACGTCTTCTCGATGGATTTCTTGATCGCGCCGATGGCTTCTTCCCGGGGCAGCACCCCGCTGATGGCGAAGAAACAGGTCTGCATGATGGTGTTGATCCGCCGTCCCATGCCGGCGCCTTCCGCCACCCGGTCGCCGTCGATCACATAGAAGTGCAGTTTCTTGTCGATGATCTCCTCCTGCACTGAGACGGGAAGATGGTCCCAGACCTCGTTCGGGCCATACGGGCTGTTGAGCAGGAACGTGGCCCCGGGTTGCGCCAGCCGCAGCATTTCGAAGTGCTCCACGAACGAGAACTGATGGCAGGCCAGGAAACTCGCCTGCGTGATCAGATACGTGGAGCGGATGGGGCGCGGGCCGAAGCGCAGGTGCGATACGGTCAGGGCGCCGGCCTTCTTCGAGTCGTAGACGAAGTAACCCTGGGCGTAATTGTCCGTGTCCTCGCCGATGATCTTGATGGAGTTCTTGTTGGCCCCGACCGTGCCGTCCGACCCCAGGCCGTAGAACACGGCGCGCACCGTGTCGGCGCTCTCCGTCGAGAACTCCCGGTCGTACTCCAGGCTGGTGCGGGTCACATCGTCGACGATGCCGACGGTGAAGTGGTTTTTCGGAGTCGGCTTCGCCAGTTCGTCGAACACCGCTTTGACCATCGCGGGATTGAATTCCTTCGACGAAAGCCCGTAGCGGCCCCCGATCACGCGCGGCATCGCTTTCAGCGGACTCTCGCCGCTCCCCAGAGATTCCGCCAGCGCCACGCGAACGTCGATGTAGAGCGGCTCGCCGGTGGCGCCGGGCTCCTTGGTGCGGTCCAGGACGCCGACCGACTTCACCGTCGGCGGCAGCGCCGCCACGAAGTGCGCCACCGAGAATGGCCGGAACAGCCGGACCTTGAGCAGCCCGACCTTGTCGCCCCGGCGGTTCAGGTGCTCCACCGTCTCTTCGGCGGCTTCCGCGCCCGACCCCATCATCACGATCACCCGTTCCGCCTCGGGAGAACCCACGTAATCGAACAGTCGGTAACGCCGGCCCGCGACCTCGGCGAACCTGTCCATCGTCTTCTGCACGATGTCCGGGCATTGCAGGTAGTAGAGGTTGGCGGATTCGCGGGCTTGGAAGAAGACATCGGGGTTCTGGGCCGTGCCGCGCAACACCGGCCGGTCGGGCGAAAGCGAGCGCAGGCGGTGCGCCTGGACCAGCCCTTCGTCGATCATCCGGCGCATCTGCTCGGCCGACAACTGCTGGATCTTGGCGACTTCGTGCGACGTTCGGAAGCCGTCGAAGAAGTGCAGGAAGGGAATACGCGCCTCCAGGGTCGCCGCGTGGGCGATCAGGGCGTGGTCCATGGCCTCCTGCACTGAGTTGGAAGCCAGCATGGCGAAGCCGGTCTGGCGGCAGGCCATCACATCGCTGTGGTCGCCGAAGATGGAAAGCGCGTGCGTGGCCACGGTGCGGGCAGCCACGTGGATGACCGCGGGCGTCAGTTCCCCCGCCATCTTGTACATGTTGGGGATCATCAGCAGCAGGCCTTGCGACGCGGTGAAGGTCGTACCCAGAGCGCCTGCCTGGACCGCTCCGTGCAAAGCCCCCGCCGCTCCGCCTTCGCTCTGCATCTCGATGACCGTAGGCTTCACGCCCCAAAGATTGGCCCGGCCCGTGGCCGCCCACTCGTCGGCGAACTCGCCCATGTTGGAGGAGGGCGTGATCGGATAGATCGCGATCACCTCGCTGGTGTGATACGCGGCATACGCGGCGGCTTCATTGCCGTCGATCGTGACCCAAGTCGTTTTCATGATTGCTCCCTGTGCTTACATTACAAACCCACTATGAATCCTTGGTGGATGCGTACAAAACGCTACATTATGACCCAAATGCCGGTGCGCAATGCGAACTGCCCGTTATGTTCGAGCAGCGAAACCCGATCGCTCATGCCGCTCGATCGCTGAACGCATTCCTATCTCCACAGCTGCAACCAGAAAGTCTCTCCCGTTCCTCCGTTGCCGTCTGTGACTGGCGTCACCGGGAAAAGCAGCCTGACTCTTGAAGCAACCATGGCTCATCCGGAGCAGCGCCACGGCGAAAGCGAGGGTGAGCGGCGGAGG
Proteins encoded in this window:
- a CDS encoding dihydroorotate dehydrogenase-like protein, which gives rise to MIDLSTRYLGFELKNPIVVSASPLQKELDLVREMEDAGASAIVMHSLFEEQIEVESEELNRFLEQGSESFAEATRYLPDLKDYNLGPEAYLEHLARVKKAVQIPVIASLNGSSMGGWTRYATMMQQAGADAIELNTYFVAADPEVAGSEVEQMYCDLVRQVKAAVRIPVAVKVSHFFSSIPHVLRKMEAAGADGLVLFNRFYQPDLDLEALEVVPRLNLSSPYELLLRLTWVAILYDQIKADMAISGGVHSGEDVVKSMMVGARVAMMTSALLENGIGHIRQVLGQVRRWMEEHEYESIRQMQGSMSRRSVPDPASYERANYMRVLSSYSLRKAGAD
- a CDS encoding metallopeptidase TldD-related protein translates to MKRLIALLLVILWSGSLAFGQAAGEKEDVVMKAMRDELSRSISKLHLADLDKPYFISYRIDDTVSTKISAALGQLTDEDTRRGRKLNVEVRVGDYALDNTDFMNIGSGNFGGGNCGCHTTLPLDDDYDQIRREIWLETDAAYKQSAADLAAKRTVLSHRQNAQQLSDFTPQKAATVLEKPADSRLEIPALKELARDLSGTFHDSPEITTSGVDIYAVNEFVRLVNTEGAAISRAEPITVLDVRAYTQAADGQPLADSFRVYLRNTSELRHDELLARTHELITRLKALRTAKTLEAYNGPVLFEGEAAADVIGQVFAPAIVASRFPVSDQPQFEAQFQQVIGQFGGSLADRVGARVMPDGVDLTDDPTTSRFSGAELLGSYPVDDEAVPSQKVKIVENGRLVGLLATRTPTAQTKTSTGSARGNGAAPGNLFLTARDTATNEHLRKELLRVAQQRGYDYGIVVRHVAAGGLSALMRMAYSAGRAEITGGSAVYKVFADGHEEMVRGDIAPVALTAFKEILAIGDTPGVYHDAFMPFAATLLARGQAGQLIVVSYVVPSLLFEEVSLKQPMLVAPKPPLLPSPLLATTNASGEWKQATLQH
- the nifJ gene encoding pyruvate:ferredoxin (flavodoxin) oxidoreductase, coding for MKTTWVTIDGNEAAAYAAYHTSEVIAIYPITPSSNMGEFADEWAATGRANLWGVKPTVIEMQSEGGAAGALHGAVQAGALGTTFTASQGLLLMIPNMYKMAGELTPAVIHVAARTVATHALSIFGDHSDVMACRQTGFAMLASNSVQEAMDHALIAHAATLEARIPFLHFFDGFRTSHEVAKIQQLSAEQMRRMIDEGLVQAHRLRSLSPDRPVLRGTAQNPDVFFQARESANLYYLQCPDIVQKTMDRFAEVAGRRYRLFDYVGSPEAERVIVMMGSGAEAAEETVEHLNRRGDKVGLLKVRLFRPFSVAHFVAALPPTVKSVGVLDRTKEPGATGEPLYIDVRVALAESLGSGESPLKAMPRVIGGRYGLSSKEFNPAMVKAVFDELAKPTPKNHFTVGIVDDVTRTSLEYDREFSTESADTVRAVFYGLGSDGTVGANKNSIKIIGEDTDNYAQGYFVYDSKKAGALTVSHLRFGPRPIRSTYLITQASFLACHQFSFVEHFEMLRLAQPGATFLLNSPYGPNEVWDHLPVSVQEEIIDKKLHFYVIDGDRVAEGAGMGRRINTIMQTCFFAISGVLPREEAIGAIKKSIEKTYRKRGESVVRKNFEAVDATLAQLHEVKPPSQATSCLRLEPPVPATAPDFVQKVTGRIIAGEGDLLPVSAFPVDGTFPVGTARWEKRNIALEIPVWDEQLCIQCGKCVLVCPHSVIRAKIYDPSHLAHAPSTFKSAKPKWKEFETQRYTLQVAPEDCTGCKLCVQVCPAKDKTEVKHKAINMELQAPLRAPERENWDFFLSLPEADREHLKTSQVKDVQLLQPLFEFSGACGGCGETPYIKLMTQLFGDHAVIANATGCSSIYGGNLPTTPYTADARGRGPAWSNSLFEDNAEFGLGLRLAMDKQEEYARDLLRRLEGRVGGELVATLLNADQSSHHGIEQQRENVSRLKDRLKGADTAEGRDLLAIADALVRKSLWIIGGDGWAYDIGYGGLDHVLASGQNVNVLVLDTEVYSNTGGQRSKATPRGAVARFAFAGKETAKKDLALMAVNYGNVYVARVAMGGSDTQAIKAFEEAEAYAGPSLILAFSHCVAHGYDLMYGMEQQKLAVQTGYWPLFRYNPALALEGKNPLQLDSRRPSLPLQKYMLNETRFNILNHADEDQAKKLLHEAESDVRNRWDLYEKLASLPAGADLATALASKGDQQ